A genomic region of Leptolyngbya sp. NIES-2104 contains the following coding sequences:
- the ndhC gene encoding photosynthetic/respiratory NAD(P)H-quinone oxidoreductase subunit C: MYVLSGYEYLLGFLLICSLVPVLALLASKLVRPSRRGPERRTTYESGMEPIGGAWIQFNIRYYMFALVFVIFDVETVFLYPWAVAFNRLGLLAFIEALIFIGILIVGLVYAWRKGALEWS; this comes from the coding sequence GTGTATGTCCTAAGCGGCTATGAATATCTTTTAGGCTTCCTGCTGATTTGCAGTTTGGTTCCGGTTCTGGCACTTCTGGCTTCTAAGCTAGTTCGCCCTAGCCGTCGAGGACCTGAACGCCGTACCACGTATGAATCGGGGATGGAACCGATCGGGGGTGCATGGATTCAGTTCAACATCCGTTACTACATGTTCGCGCTCGTATTCGTGATCTTCGACGTAGAAACGGTGTTTCTGTACCCTTGGGCAGTCGCTTTCAATCGTTTGGGATTGTTAGCGTTCATCGAAGCGCTGATTTTCATTGGAATTTTAATTGTCGGTCTGGTCTACGCCTGGCGAAAAGGAGCATTGGAATGGTCATGA
- a CDS encoding NADH dehydrogenase subunit K, translating into MVMNPEATSLNGGSLINPIERPGVTQELSENVILTTVDDLYNWARLSSLWPLLFGTACCFIEFAALIGSRFDFDRFGLVPRSAPRQADLLITAGTITMKMAPALVRLYEQMPEPKYVIAMGACTITGGMFSVDSPTAVRGVDKLIPVDIYLPGCPPRPEAIIDAIIKLRKKISNESIQERGQLLQTHRYYSTTHNMQPYKIIHDGTYLQSDSRNAPPRELAEALGLEVPAVLEAQKENVDRG; encoded by the coding sequence ATGGTCATGAATCCAGAAGCGACTTCGCTTAACGGCGGGTCTCTCATTAATCCGATCGAGCGTCCGGGTGTGACGCAAGAATTGTCCGAGAACGTCATTTTGACGACGGTAGACGATCTTTACAACTGGGCAAGATTATCGAGTCTTTGGCCCCTTCTCTTTGGAACGGCTTGCTGCTTTATCGAATTTGCGGCGCTGATCGGTTCGCGGTTTGACTTCGATCGCTTTGGACTCGTTCCGCGATCGGCACCCAGACAAGCGGATCTTTTGATCACCGCAGGTACGATCACGATGAAAATGGCTCCCGCTTTGGTGCGTCTCTACGAGCAAATGCCCGAACCGAAATATGTGATCGCGATGGGCGCTTGCACGATTACGGGCGGAATGTTCAGCGTGGATTCTCCGACTGCGGTTCGCGGCGTGGATAAACTGATTCCAGTTGATATCTATTTGCCGGGATGTCCTCCCCGTCCTGAAGCGATCATCGATGCGATCATCAAGCTTCGTAAGAAGATCTCGAACGAATCGATCCAGGAACGCGGTCAACTGCTGCAAACCCACCGCTACTACAGCACGACCCACAATATGCAGCCGTACAAAATCATTCACGATGGCACGTATCTGCAATCAGATAGCCGAAACGCGCCACCACGTGAATTAGCGGAAGCATTGGGTCTTGAAGTCCCTGCGGTTTTGGAAGCGCAAAAGGAGAACGTCGATCGTGGCTGA